In Uranotaenia lowii strain MFRU-FL chromosome 2, ASM2978415v1, whole genome shotgun sequence, one genomic interval encodes:
- the LOC129742651 gene encoding uncharacterized protein K02A2.6-like — protein MAGSVRNKNHNDENNNEATRTAPYHPQSNGLAERFVDTLKRTLRKIRSGGETLEEALLLLLQVYRTTPTADLGNKSPAEIIVGMSIRTVSSILLPTTQCFPATQTEEQTDKNCAVSRQFAPGDSVYV, from the coding sequence ATGGCCGGAAGTGTACGCAACAAGAACCACAACGACGAAAACAACAACGAAGCTACCCGAACAGCACCGTACCATCCTCAATCCAACGGATTAGCTGAACGTTTCGTGGACACGCTGAAACGCACGCTCCGGAAAATTCGCTCCGGGGGAGAAACACTGGAGGAAGCACTGCTGCTTCTTCTCCAAGTTTACCGAACAACACCAACAGCAGATCTCGGTAACAAATCTCCAGCAGAAATAATAGTCGGTATGTCAATCCGAACTGTTTCGTCGATTCTTCTACCAACCACTCAATGCTTTCCAGCAACGCAGACTGAAGAACAAACCGACAAGAATTGTGCAGTCTCAAGGCAGTTCGCTCCTGGTGATTCTGTGTACGTTTAG